The proteins below come from a single Parageobacillus thermoglucosidasius genomic window:
- a CDS encoding FUSC family protein — protein MKLGARIFKTGIAVTLALFLATLLHLPSPVFAGISAVFAMQPTIYRSYLSLIEQIQANIIGASFAIIAVLLFGRDPFIIGLTSMIVIALCLKMRLESTISVALVTVIAIMEYTDKEFIEFAVIRFSTIMLGVFAAFLVNLIFLPPKYEKKLYAQISENTENILKWIRIHIRHASEHHILKEDIEKMKENMTKLEHLYLMYKEERSYSRKNRFQKSRKLVLYRQMIVVANRALDTLKLLHRFENELYHMPPELQQAIRSQLDSLLHYHEQILLKFIGKTKCHPRTETAMETHQERTRLIETFYAHYQQKSDYCLFSLMGVIIDYSEQLEHLDKLIDSFQHYHHDDALVKNLTNH, from the coding sequence ATGAAACTCGGTGCCCGCATTTTCAAAACGGGAATCGCCGTTACGTTAGCGCTTTTTTTGGCAACGCTATTGCACTTGCCTTCTCCTGTTTTCGCGGGGATTTCCGCGGTTTTTGCGATGCAGCCGACGATTTATCGCTCATATTTATCATTGATCGAACAAATTCAAGCAAATATCATCGGCGCTTCATTTGCCATTATTGCCGTGCTTTTGTTCGGGCGCGATCCGTTTATTATCGGCCTTACGTCAATGATCGTTATCGCTCTTTGCTTAAAAATGCGCCTTGAATCCACAATATCGGTAGCATTAGTTACCGTTATCGCGATTATGGAATATACTGACAAGGAGTTTATCGAATTTGCTGTTATCCGGTTTTCCACCATTATGCTCGGGGTATTCGCTGCCTTTCTCGTCAACTTAATTTTTCTTCCGCCAAAATATGAAAAAAAGCTATATGCACAAATTAGCGAAAACACGGAAAATATTTTAAAATGGATCCGCATCCATATAAGGCATGCGTCCGAGCATCATATTTTAAAAGAAGATATTGAAAAAATGAAAGAAAATATGACAAAACTTGAGCATCTTTACTTAATGTATAAAGAAGAGCGCTCGTACTCGCGAAAAAACCGTTTTCAAAAATCACGAAAGCTTGTGTTATATCGGCAAATGATCGTAGTCGCAAACAGAGCGCTCGATACATTAAAACTCCTTCATCGTTTTGAAAACGAGTTGTACCATATGCCACCGGAATTGCAGCAAGCCATCCGCTCGCAACTTGACAGCCTGCTTCATTATCATGAACAAATACTGCTAAAATTTATTGGCAAAACAAAATGTCATCCTCGTACAGAAACAGCGATGGAAACCCATCAAGAAAGAACCCGTTTAATCGAAACATTTTATGCACACTACCAGCAAAAAAGCGACTATTGCCTCTTTTCATTAATGGGAGTGATTATCGATTATAGCGAACAATTAGAACATCTTGATAAACTGATTGACAGCTTCCAACATTATCATCATGATGACGCTTTAGTAAAAAATTTAACTAATCACTAA